From the genome of Apis cerana isolate GH-2021 linkage group LG15, AcerK_1.0, whole genome shotgun sequence:
gttttatgccataaaattaaattttataacaataataatgataaagataaacatatttataacaattaaagtaaattaaagtaaattaaagtaaaaagaatataaaggttatgttattaaaacgattattgaaattttatgattatattttataattgtaatatatataattaaacaaaaaattaaaaatttaaaacaatttcaataatttcaatattaatttcattaatagatatttttaatcaattttataaaattaccattctgaattaaaatatgtctcatttctaaatttcaaaatatttcattttgtaataacaataaaaaaaattcattattctttatatgttatatattaaatttttaactttatataacaaataaacaatagcaaataaataaatacttttagaaGTTTCGCGATTATAAAAGTGataaatttactatatttgtatttagaaTCTAGCCACCTATCGttcataattagaaattaatattgtatcatttaaatttcgattaaaaaacttttataaaacacatttttaatttattatatatatattatatatttataaatattttaatattaatttttaaatgaaaattataatgattttattttataattacattgttaatttatttttatataaaaaatacacataaaatattcatgacAATACTATAGCAATATAAAGAttgctttatttttcattctaaagaataaatgaataaaattatatttctgtaaatatatttcctaaaaagtttatatttaaatcatcatcatcttttgtaatatatttattatatttcatatttgcaatattaaaaGTGCATTTTGTAAGTTCAAATAATTTAGGATTAATATTAGGTTTTAAATCATaagtatttttcaagaattctaATACAGatgttttattatgtaaattattaaaaaacattcgaCTCTTTTTAGGAAGTATTTTTTCTAACATAAATACAAGATGATGATGAAAACATGTAAATGTTGTTGGTATAGTTGATGTAATATCAAGCCAATCCTGCACACAATTAAGAGGTGTTACTGAATATCCAGAAAAAAGAGCTGGATTTGTTAGAATTCCTCTTGCAGACATTACTGCATCACAAttactttctttatataaattttctgcattttctaaactttttatatctcCATTAGCAATGAGAGGTAATTTTACACTATCTcttattagttttaaattatctaaattgatTGGTTCACATCTCATTTCAGGAGTCCTAGCATGGATAGTAAGAAATGAAGCACCAGCTTTCTCAAGAATTCTACAGAAATTGATAGTTTTATGAATGTCCttcaataatctaattttcacaGATACAGTGAAAGGATGTGGAATACGATTTCTCACTTGATATATTAAGTCTTTTACAAAATCTGGTTTCTTAAGCAAATCAGCTCCATATCCTTCTTTTAATGCCCAACGCTGAGGACAACCACAATTAAGATCAACTCCATTacaatatctgaaaaaaataataatttattacaaatatgaaaatttatatgttaactattaaaaatcgGATTTCATATGTTAAAAAACCCACGGAGCAACTAATTCTGCAGCATTAAGAAAATCATGTACATTTTTAGCAGCAAATTGAACAATTAAAGGTTTATCTGCATTATTagttgaaaattcattatttctgGCTTTTTCAGATTGTATAAATGAGTCAGCTAAGATCATAGGTGTAAAACATATATCACAATCATATTGTCTTACTAAAGTTCTGAACtgtaatctattaaaaaatattttaatttaatgttatatctttaaaaattattataagtgtAATTTTATTAGCATACTTACTTACTATATCTAACCATTGGTGCACATACTTTTATCATTCTTGgttcttttaacatttctattatatcaagtgacattttgatttattttttaaatcttatttcaaaataaaaatataaaatataatttatataatcttttagatatattattttagcattgtaatgaaataattatatataaataaaatttttatatatattctatttgattttttattataaaatagatattaaacacaatttttaaagcaatatatataattttaaaaataaaataataatataaaattcatataaataactgttttgaaattttataatatttgataatatttaatcttaaaataaaaaataaattaaatttacagttacagagaaatatatatgtacatatatatatatatatatatatacatactatttaatataatacaagttgcatactatttaaataactcTATAAtccttaattctttttattttaattaattcatatatttataatgcgtTATAATAATTCTCGTAAGTATTTTTTGGTACTTGTTttctattgttatatataatcaaaattttgtttaaatataaccttataatatttaatatttacttacaagcaattaaaatttttaattgttgtattttttaaatatgtttaaaatacacaatatgattattattttgcatttatatttatataacttaatatactaaatattttaaatatactttaaatattttctcaactAAATGGCAGTTGTTATTAGTAAGTCTCTTTTTTAACCTATATTTGCTttgtaataatgattaaaattaaatattttcttaaaaatatattatatcagaaatatattataaaaatattttatcatttaatatattaatatattatatattataatttattttatcatatattatcatattgtatattatatattataatttattttatcatatatcaattttttttatttttatttgtttatttattattattattattattattattataaaaatataaaaataaaaataaaatttttttatttttgttaaggTTCTACTGAAGAATGtcctttaacaaaaaatagaagttataaatatactttaagtATATATTGTGGAGAtggtttaaaattcattataagttGTTTTACTATTTTAACTATTTCCATTACGACAACATTAGTTTTACAAATACTATATGCTGAAGGAGGTCCACAGGTAttcaaactaatttaaaaacaaagatattagataggaaattaataaatgtcacTTGTTTCATGTTAATAATGTTAGAATAAAGTTGGTATTCATGGTGCAGTTGCAACAGATTATACAAATTGTTCACAAATTGGAACTAAGATATTACGAAAAAATGGCAATGCAATAGATGCAGCTATTGCAGCTACCATTTGTATGACAGTAGTAGCTCCACATAAAACTGGTCTCGGTGGGTAAGTTATATGTAcatctttaatatatacaaaatatttattgtaatttataattattattttagtggTGGTtacataatgatatataatcataaagaacaaataaaaccaattattattgattttaccaataatacaattgaaggtacatacacacatatttatatatatatataaaaatataaatatttcaaaatgcatatcaaattttatattatttgaattatttattaggcAATTTTGAACAAAGTGGAATACGTATACCTGCAGTATTACGAGGATTAGAATATGCACATAAATTAAAAGGTAAATTATCATGGAATGAAATTGTTGAACCTTCTGTATCTTTAGCAAAAAGAGGATTTGTTGTATCAAAGGAATTAGCTACTGAAGTATCAAAAAACATCAATTATGAGATTTTGTATGGACATATTAGTGCAGGAGATATATTAAAGTTACCTGATCTTAGTAATATGTTAAATGCTGTAGCACTGAAAGGAACTAATGGTATTATTTttggtatattataattataattattaataatttaaaatttttttgccaatatcttttaattacttatttgatttgtttttagtattatataatggAACTTTTTCACAGAAATTATTACATGACAAAGttaaactttcaaaattacttccacaattgataaaatatgaacCTGATATATATGTAGCAAAAAAATCTAGTTTTTATAAACATGCAGTATATTATCCTCcacatatttcattattaaaatcaatgattACTGCACtggaaaatcttaaaatatcagCTGATAATGCATCTACAATACAAACAGAGATACAAGTAGCTAAAGCattaataaatgttgtttcatttccatttcaattaaaatatggtttgtattaatatctctctgttttcattttataatataaattttattaataatattgatttcatataaaataataattttagctgaaaaaaaaaaatatactggAGTTATTGCAATGGATTGGGAAGATACTTATGTTTGTATTATAACGTTAGTATCATAATAGTTCAATAGGATttcttataacatattatatgaaactaaaagcataaaaattagaaataaaaaataatttttttctaatataatagaaaactattttattttattttaaaattaaaaaaacaaaattttttatatatatataaaataatttaaaataaaaagatagataattataatttaattattatcagaattgtttaaaattaagtttcatGACATTGTTTTTTAAGgactaattcaattttttcgataaaatttttttcagattcagaatttgtttttttattctataatatgttttttttatattattttcttaagaaaaattttgtttctatacttatttttcaaattttaaaaaattttttttaattcaatatttgaagaaaatttttagtttatgttataaaaatattatattatcgaaatatatatattatgtatattttatctttataatttataatttgtataattcaataattatagtgGACTTAGTGCTCCATTTGGTCTTGGATATATGTCGAATGCAggttttttattagataaaacagATACCAATAATACTTTATCTGTgcttattccaataatttttcataatgaaaGAGCATTATGTGGATTACGAGGAGTATTTGGAACTGatgatatatcaattattggaCAATTATTGTACAGTATTATAATTcgtcaattaaatatttctgaagcTATTGAATATCCAAGgtacaaaatagattttatttttttataatattaaatttatattaatattaattcttaaataaaatttttatgattttagatattatttttcatcaaatggTCTTActatagaaaataatcaaaaacacgctgtaaatatattaatacaaaaccaACTAAATTTAATAGTACCAATATCGTATTTGGATACTGATATAGTAAAAAGTGTAAATGcaatcataaaaagaaaagatttaatgTCAAGTCATTCAGATAGTCGTGGAGGTGGTCTTTCatcaagattttaataaattatttatttttatctcttttttattaaatatattatatttctttttttattaaatatatttatatatattaaagataattataaaataagatttttaataaatcttagtAAACTACAATTGAATaaacttttctaaaataaagaaaatgatgaattatttttttttattaaaataattcttttatttatatatataaaatatataaaattatatataaatttatatttatataaaaagcaatatataattaaaatatacaataaaattttaatatcttatttatattttgatatcaatatgaaatgtttaaaactaattaatataattttgatatatttattgtgtgtgtgtgtgtgtgtgtgtgtgtgcgcgcgcgcgcgcgcgcgcaagttttctaatatattgaaatgtttttatttcatttacattttacatatttgcAATTGttgcttttcttctttatattttttacttaaatcaAGTTGTCTTAATTTAGCATACATTGCACTAGCACTAAGcacaataaaattacttatccaccacataaatgatttttcttcattaaaccAATAAGTTGCTAAAATTGTTTGTACACAAGCTTTAGCAGTTCCACTAATATTGTGAGTTAAAGGAGAtgtaacttttatttgaagtgCTGTAGCATAACCAATAGCAAATCCACAAATACCACCAATAATCATAACtaaccaaaaataaaaagatccaattttatcataattgtaTACTGTAATATGTTctccattaattattattaatggaagaaatataataatactatatgcattattataataagacaATAACCAAATATCTTGATTTAATGTAGGAAGAACTTGTTTCATATGAATAGAATACAAAGAAAGAGTTAATGATCCTAATACGCCAAAAATTGTTCCTAGAACAGATAAAGAACCAGCAATATGTTCTTGGTCTACACCAAGCCAAAAtccaataacaataaatgcACAACATGCAATACAATTTGTAGAAGTTTTTTGacctgtaaaattataataaattattacataaatgtatacataaaaacacatatttttttaatatttaagagatttttacctaacataaaatatgtaaaaataacattaaatacagTTGTTAATGAACGACCTATGTAATAAAATGCAACATCAACATATTTTAAACACAAATTGTTTGTTGCAATCATTccaataaaaagaagagacaATGGAAGtatctgtaaatatataaatatacaaaaataataaaaatataattattaataaaaaacaatagcacgtttatatttttataaaattttaacttacttTCTTAATAGTTTCTCTAGTATATGGATTTCCACtaggaaatttaatatatcttggaaaccattttgataaattactaagaattatacaaatatttaaagatattatgcATTGACACCATGTTATAAAAAGAGGTGCATCTAAATTTATAGTATGACTGGATAAAagaactttatttataaatattgttaatatagaaattatcctaaaaattattaattacatatattaataaaaaaatactattaatattataaatacttaatttttattataaaaaatctaatacacatcttattgaaaaaaacttatttatttcaacttaCCAATATGTTGTAACTacaattgcaatatataaaaattttgataatattccaGTTTCTAAAaccattttttgaaatatttatttaattcaacattcttttttaattaataaaatttaatatatcctaataataaataataataaataataaattatattatattatattatatcatataaaaattaaaaaaataataatatataataattgataattaattctttttaaattaaattttttttttctaaatcatcTTAATTTGTATACtacatttttatacttttaatatattatagtgatttaatattttaaataaatgtaatattttttataatataatataaactattttcatttaaataatttaaaatcataaatttttgttaaataagttacaattatgagataacatatatttcatcagtcttaattttatcgatattctaggttatcttaaaaaattatcttaaaaaagttttatattatataaaaattttaagaaaattacaattgcaattattactttataataatcatattgttTGAGTATATGAATCATTcagcaaatttttataatttataattttattttcacaatcaaaacttcttattttttattttttaatttaatgccaATAATATAgcctcaaaaataatttttataatatatatgacatattttctattttacacatttgtatttatattttttattttaattatatataaatatccaaattaaaaattaaaaattatttataatatactttttcatatattttgcataatttattgtatttttaatgaaaaatatttaaatatttgtaaattagaaattttattacttttaatttaaaaaatgcaaaaatatattcgatataatttctaattccatttttatattataaaaataaatttgtatattaaaataaatattttctttatattattttaattaaattatattatatcataaaataacataaattaaattaacatttgatcagacttttaatatatattttgatatagttatagataaaatttatattttaatggatAGCAAATTATGACACAAAGTGGATATCATTACTGATAATTAGCATATAAATGTTGACACGTGGTGTCTAGTATTCGGGTGTTTTCGACTATAGTCGTAGCAATGAACAACCAAAATTAGTAAGTACTTGTAtagaatcattttcttttaaagatatgttctgaattattttcgtttgtttactattgcaaaatttttaatatttactgtgtcaatgtaataattcaaagaattattatataatgtatgtattaaatacaatCTTGTATTTGATCGgttaattatacttattaaattatttaattttagtttttcttgtttttgtaaaactaagattttaaaatatgtttaatttagtgctattatatgattatatatatataactgttaatgatatattcaatataatttctaattccaTTCAAAGATAGCTTTtgcgtattaattaaattatcgcaaattttttttgtaataattgtatgtataaatttaatataatttattatgataaaaaatcgtGACTTATGTAAAatcttatgatttttaaaaaaatcatattgtaattagataataatgcAACGCTCgacaaaacttttaattttcattaaaactttgctaatctaaatattttgctatcgtattattttgcttattttattttaaattgattcttacgattaaattgaattatatttattatcgagaaaattttataattaacatcaacaataacaacaaatttttatttaatattatatcattatttatttgatatcattatttattatttttaattgtaatatttttctaaccatttacattgaaagaaaaacatatattaacatattaaattataatatttttattttaaaataatttgatacattttagaaattaataattccacAATATGTCACAATACGAAGATGTCATTGTGGAAGACAAAAGGAAAGATAATAATGCAGTATCAGAAACAGAAATTCGACATAGAATTCCATGGAGTGAGCGTGTATTATTAAACAGTGAAGTACCAGGTTTACATGAGGTTAAGGAATTATTAGAAGATGATGATGCAAGTTGTTtagcagaagaagaagatggagTTGGTTGTCCATTACCTTCCACTCCTGAAGATGATCATCTTTTGGATTGCGAggtattataattctaattattattaatagttattttatatttttgctttaacaataaattactttatactttgcttattttacatattttattatatttattttactttattttattatattttattattttatattttaataataaatttgttcattattcatattaattattataaatataatcatattacatattttaatacattacatattatatatatatatatatatatatatatatatatatatatatatatatatatatattatagatgacAGAAGTATTAAAAGCTGGTGTGTTAAGTGATGAAATTGATCTTGGTGCATTAGCTCATAATGCTGCAGAACAAGCAGAGGAATTTGTTCGTaaggtaattataaaataattaatataaataaaaatatatatttatatttttattttataaattaagaaattattttttaagacattattgattatttttttattattattatatattattatttttttaaggttTGGGAAGCATCATGGAAGCAATGTCATTTCAGAAATCTTCCAAAGTGGCTACAAGATAATGATTTCTTACATGCTGGCCATAGGCCACCTTTACCATCTTTTTATGCTTGTTTCAAAAGTATATTTCGTATTCATACAGAAACTGGAAATATTTGGACTCATTTACTtggtgaaatttaatttttatttttaataatattttattttattttattttttttttagcatttttctaacagattaattttattctttttataggaTGCATGGCATTTATTGGTATAGCTATATTCTTCATAACACAACCTCCTATAGAAATacaattggaagaaaaattggtaTTCGGTACCTTTTTTGCTGGTGCTATTATATGTTTAGGAATGTCATTTGCCTTTCATACTGTACACTGCCATAGCGAATgtgttggaaaattattttcgaaattagatTATTGTGGAATAGCTATGTTAATTATGGGTAGTTTTGTACCATGGCTTTACTATGGATTTTACTGTGATTATCAAcctaaacttatttatttatcagtgGTTGTAATACTTGGTGTAACAAGTATAATTGTATCGTTCTGGGAACGATTTGGTGAACCAAGTTACAGACCATTAAGAGCAGGTGTTTTTATGGGATTTGGTCTTAGTGGggtaaattatatcatattatataatcttatataatattatataatctatcaaaaaacattaaaattttaagaagaaaaatagattatgttagataatacataattatattgagatattatatattttttttttaggtaatACCAGCAGTTCATTATGCTATTGCAGAGGGTTGGTTTAAAGCAATTAGTCAAGCATCTCTTGGATGGTTAATATTAATGGGATGTTTATATATCTTAGGTGCAATGTTTTATGCATTAAGAGTACCTGAACGATTTTTCCCTGGCAAGTTTGATATTtgggtaaatatttttctatttttcaaacatataatgtacaattatttgaaaaatgtttaaattatcatattattcagTTTCAGAGTCATCAAATCTTCCATGTGTTAGTAATTGCAGCAGCTTTTGTTCATTATCATGGAATAACAGAAATGGCTATGTACAGAATGACAATAGGAGATTGTACAAATCCGTCGCAGGTGATAgctttttaattatgcaatgGATATATAATATCGTGTTGGATTTCACCTTATGTACCTTTATCAAGACTTAAAAAGATTCCTAAATCTTTGTGTATTGATagatctatattataaaagaactgctggaaacaatgaaaatgaacAACACAAGATTTTCCttctaatttattgtaattaatcaagaattttaaagaaaatttataaattcacaataaaatacaatatgtgataattaatattactaacaataaattcaaaagtttaattaaataaaactttttacacTTTCgtaaatttatggaaaatataattaattttgtattgtaCATTAAGctcaacatttaaaatatttcaatcattcataaaaaatttcagtGATACAAAGTAACAAATAACATAACTATTtacacttattattttttcttttgtgaatgatttatttaaataatgtaaatttattgtataaaaaatgaatataaaattataaatatcattttatttactaataatgACTGATCTCTTGTTTCATGCAGTTCTCTTACttgttaaaaacaaattaataaaaaacaattgtaaaatatgaaacaaaatgcAGATATATGGCAACAAACaaaacttaatataattaagatttaggaaataattacaaatgatTTTATAGTATAAGCACTATAAaagttgtaatatattttgaacactgttaaaacaatgaaaactatttattataatgattgtatgaaaaattcaactttttttttaattacatttgaaCAGAGAAAGTAAAATACTGATTTTTTTCAGTGTCTATATCTAAAaagtttatgtattataatttgtctTGAGATTtcctattttctatatttaatgcaAGATCgtcattttcgaatattagtaaaataatttttaatattttttcttgttatgtatttataatttttattttttttttgtcatgcaaatttatattgtaaaataccTATTTCACTACAGATCTGTTCTTTTAGTACAAaaggtattaaatatttttgttattattataagtacttatataaaaaattagtacttatataaagaaatattgttgaactttttacgtaaataattcatactattggtaaattaataaagaaggaaatttatgaatttcatatgtaaaaatacaattatcctACTTTATGTAATTtcccaaaaatatatttttctaaataaatattgtagtatcatttgtgaattatttaaatgtattaaaaatatttttattcattataataaattgaaatttaaatataaagatagaatttaaaaataatgaaaaagaaattaaaaaaaaaatttatttcaataattaaacatcaataataaatctagatgattaaaaataagaaatcaaatttatgtttcaatatataatttatattcaatatataatttaattttattaaaatgtaaatatttttagcaaattgttattgatttattaattaattctatttatttattttttattaatatatcttataatcatTCTAATCATAtctaataatcatttaataaaaattgcaattattaattttttttgcgtatagttaaatttaaaaataattctgattattttttatatattttttatattttttgtacaaaataatatttacataaattatttacgaatttataataaataattatataataaattttataataaatatattgtatatcttatataaaatattcttatttattaagaattataagaatataaattattaataatttattttcaattcaatattatcttcaattcaaaaaattgatatttctcaAATGGAATACTATGTGTTATAATAAACACATtaacaaacaatttaaaaagtgtataatatgtattaatatt
Proteins encoded in this window:
- the LOC107998014 gene encoding glutathione hydrolase 7 isoform X1; its protein translation is MRYNNSRSTEECPLTKNRSYKYTLSIYCGDGLKFIISCFTILTISITTTLVLQILYAEGGPQNKVGIHGAVATDYTNCSQIGTKILRKNGNAIDAAIAATICMTVVAPHKTGLGGGGYIMIYNHKEQIKPIIIDFTNNTIEGNFEQSGIRIPAVLRGLEYAHKLKGKLSWNEIVEPSVSLAKRGFVVSKELATEVSKNINYEILYGHISAGDILKLPDLSNMLNAVALKGTNVLYNGTFSQKLLHDKVKLSKLLPQLIKYEPDIYVAKKSSFYKHAVYYPPHISLLKSMITALENLKISADNASTIQTEIQVAKALINVVSFPFQLKYAEKKKYTGVIAMDWEDTYVCIITGLSAPFGLGYMSNAGFLLDKTDTNNTLSVLIPIIFHNERALCGLRGVFGTDDISIIGQLLYSIIIRQLNISEAIEYPRYYFSSNGLTIENNQKHAVNILIQNQLNLIVPISYLDTDIVKSVNAIIKRKDLMSSHSDSRGGGLSSRF
- the LOC107998014 gene encoding glutathione hydrolase 7 isoform X2; translation: MAVVISSTEECPLTKNRSYKYTLSIYCGDGLKFIISCFTILTISITTTLVLQILYAEGGPQNKVGIHGAVATDYTNCSQIGTKILRKNGNAIDAAIAATICMTVVAPHKTGLGGGGYIMIYNHKEQIKPIIIDFTNNTIEGNFEQSGIRIPAVLRGLEYAHKLKGKLSWNEIVEPSVSLAKRGFVVSKELATEVSKNINYEILYGHISAGDILKLPDLSNMLNAVALKGTNVLYNGTFSQKLLHDKVKLSKLLPQLIKYEPDIYVAKKSSFYKHAVYYPPHISLLKSMITALENLKISADNASTIQTEIQVAKALINVVSFPFQLKYAEKKKYTGVIAMDWEDTYVCIITGLSAPFGLGYMSNAGFLLDKTDTNNTLSVLIPIIFHNERALCGLRGVFGTDDISIIGQLLYSIIIRQLNISEAIEYPRYYFSSNGLTIENNQKHAVNILIQNQLNLIVPISYLDTDIVKSVNAIIKRKDLMSSHSDSRGGGLSSRF
- the LOC107997961 gene encoding GDP-fucose transporter 1, which codes for MVLETGILSKFLYIAIVVTTYWIISILTIFINKVLLSSHTINLDAPLFITWCQCIISLNICIILSNLSKWFPRYIKFPSGNPYTRETIKKILPLSLLFIGMIATNNLCLKYVDVAFYYIGRSLTTVFNVIFTYFMLGQKTSTNCIACCAFIVIGFWLGVDQEHIAGSLSVLGTIFGVLGSLTLSLYSIHMKQVLPTLNQDIWLLSYYNNAYSIIIFLPLIIINGEHITVYNYDKIGSFYFWLVMIIGGICGFAIGYATALQIKVTSPLTHNISGTAKACVQTILATYWFNEEKSFMWWISNFIVLSASAMYAKLRQLDLSKKYKEEKQQLQICKM
- the LOC107998044 gene encoding adiponectin receptor protein; the encoded protein is MSQYEDVIVEDKRKDNNAVSETEIRHRIPWSERVLLNSEVPGLHEVKELLEDDDASCLAEEEDGVGCPLPSTPEDDHLLDCEMTEVLKAGVLSDEIDLGALAHNAAEQAEEFVRKVWEASWKQCHFRNLPKWLQDNDFLHAGHRPPLPSFYACFKSIFRIHTETGNIWTHLLGCMAFIGIAIFFITQPPIEIQLEEKLVFGTFFAGAIICLGMSFAFHTVHCHSECVGKLFSKLDYCGIAMLIMGSFVPWLYYGFYCDYQPKLIYLSVVVILGVTSIIVSFWERFGEPSYRPLRAGVFMGFGLSGVIPAVHYAIAEGWFKAISQASLGWLILMGCLYILGAMFYALRVPERFFPGKFDIWFQSHQIFHVLVIAAAFVHYHGITEMAMYRMTIGDCTNPSQVIAF